A segment of the Marinitoga hydrogenitolerans DSM 16785 genome:
CCTGCTGGTAAAATAAATGAACTTCCATTCGGAATACATTTAATATCAAAACCTTTAAATGACGCAAACTTACTAAGAATAGCTAAACAATTTGAAGATATATTTGGAACTCTCGAATTGCCGGAGGTGCTTTAAATGAAATATAAAACAACAATAGGACTCGAAATCCATACGCAATTATTAACAAAAACAAAAGCTTTTTGTTCCTGTTCTGCAAATGCTTTTGAAAGTGAACCAAATTCAAATATTTGTCCTGTTTGCACAGGACAACCTGGCGCATTACCTGTATTTAACGAAGAGGCATTAAATCTTGGTATTAAAGCAGCTATCGCTTTAAATGCTGATATAAATGAATATTCGAGATTCGATAGAAAAAATTATTTCTACCCTGATTTGCCAAAAGGTTATCAAATAACACAATATTTTCATCCTTTAGCAAATAATGGATATATAGAAATAGATGATAAAAAAATACGTATTAACAGAATTCACCTTGAAGAAGATTCAGGTAAAATGTTTCATGCTGGCGAAGACTTAGAAAATGCATCATATAGCTTTGTTGACTATAACAGAAGTGGAATACCTTTAATTGAAATAGTAACAGAACCTGATATAGAATCTCCAGAAGAAGCACGAAAGTTTATGGAGAAATTGAGAAATATCTTAAGATATGCTGAAATATCATCTGGAGACATGGAAAAAGGTGCTTTAAGATGTGATGCGAATATTTCAATAACAGATTTAGAAAAAAACATACAAAGTAATAGAGTTGAAGTAAAAAATATTAATTCTTTTAAATTTGTTGAAAAAGCACTTGAATATGAAAGAAATAGAATTATAGAATTAATGGAAAAAGGTGAAAACATCCCCCAAGAAACAAGAGGATGGAATTTTTCTACAAAATCCACATTTTCTATGAGATCAAAAGAAGAAGAAGCTGATTATAGGTATTTTCCCGAACCAGACATACCGCCTGTTATCGTTACTCAAGAAAAAATTAATGAAATCAAAAAAACAATGCCTGAAATGATAGATGAAAAAACAAAAAGATTTATTGATGAATATAAAATAAAAGAATATGATGCTGAAATCTTAGCAGGTGATAAGGATTTAGCAAATTACTTTGAAAAAGCTGCAAAAATTGTTAAAAATCCACAATTTGTAAGTAATTTGATAATCACA
Coding sequences within it:
- the gatB gene encoding Asp-tRNA(Asn)/Glu-tRNA(Gln) amidotransferase subunit GatB is translated as MKYKTTIGLEIHTQLLTKTKAFCSCSANAFESEPNSNICPVCTGQPGALPVFNEEALNLGIKAAIALNADINEYSRFDRKNYFYPDLPKGYQITQYFHPLANNGYIEIDDKKIRINRIHLEEDSGKMFHAGEDLENASYSFVDYNRSGIPLIEIVTEPDIESPEEARKFMEKLRNILRYAEISSGDMEKGALRCDANISITDLEKNIQSNRVEVKNINSFKFVEKALEYERNRIIELMEKGENIPQETRGWNFSTKSTFSMRSKEEEADYRYFPEPDIPPVIVTQEKINEIKKTMPEMIDEKTKRFIDEYKIKEYDAEILAGDKDLANYFEKAAKIVKNPQFVSNLIITDLMREMNKNNVELKDVKIKAKHYKELEELINSGKISTKIAKDVFIEMFKSGKMPSEIVKEKGLEQIDDDSVIEEIVKKIIENNQKQYQQYKNGKTKLFGFFVGQVMKETKGKANPQKANEIVRKLLDE